In one Roseomonas haemaphysalidis genomic region, the following are encoded:
- a CDS encoding beta-ketoacyl synthase chain length factor, translated as MSGARCFVGGLALLGPGLPSWADAEPVLAGRQSWQDAAPVIPPPALLAPTERRRTSLVVRLALAAAGAAVQAAGVAPDRVETVFSSSNGDGAVVGAILDSLAAEDGEVSPTQFHNSVHNAAAGYWGIGAHSTQPSISLGCHQDSFPLGLLQAAAQVAGRGVSVLFCAYDAPLAGPLGPLHQVDFPFAMACVLTPEPVAGTRGMLTVRHQAGAAAETPSPWNALGAANPAARALPVLAALAAGKPATIVQPLLDEGHVSIEVAPC; from the coding sequence GTGAGCGGCGCGCGCTGCTTCGTGGGCGGGCTGGCGCTGCTCGGCCCGGGACTGCCGAGCTGGGCGGACGCCGAGCCGGTGCTGGCCGGGCGCCAGTCTTGGCAAGACGCGGCCCCGGTGATCCCGCCGCCCGCCCTGCTGGCGCCGACCGAACGCCGCCGCACCAGCCTGGTGGTGCGCCTGGCGCTGGCCGCCGCCGGCGCGGCGGTGCAGGCCGCCGGCGTGGCGCCGGACAGGGTAGAAACGGTGTTCAGCAGCTCCAACGGCGACGGCGCGGTGGTCGGCGCCATCCTGGACAGCTTGGCGGCCGAGGATGGCGAGGTCTCGCCCACGCAGTTCCACAACTCGGTGCACAACGCCGCCGCCGGGTACTGGGGCATCGGCGCGCATTCCACGCAGCCCTCCATCAGCCTCGGTTGTCATCAGGACAGCTTTCCGCTCGGCCTGCTGCAGGCGGCGGCGCAGGTGGCCGGGCGAGGCGTGTCCGTGCTGTTCTGCGCCTATGACGCGCCGCTGGCCGGGCCGCTGGGGCCGCTGCACCAGGTGGACTTTCCCTTTGCCATGGCCTGCGTGCTGACGCCGGAGCCGGTGGCCGGCACGCGCGGGATGCTGACCGTGCGCCATCAGGCCGGCGCGGCGGCGGAAACGCCTTCCCCCTGGAATGCGCTGGGCGCCGCCAACCCGGCCGCGCGCGCCCTGCCGGTGCTGGCGGCGCTGGCCGCCGGAAAGCCCGCCACGATCGTCCAACCCCTGTTGGACGAAGGGCATGTGAGCATCGAGGTCGCGCCGTGCTGA
- a CDS encoding TRAP transporter substrate-binding protein: protein MISRRLMAGSALAGTAAALAAPAIAQTAPEIRWRMASSFPRSLDTIYGAGDHVAKRVAAMTDGKFQIRAFPAGELVPGLQVADAVQAGTVECAHTASYYFTGKDPTFAFDGAVPFGLNARQINAWLQQGGGREVMRDFFAGYNIVSIPAGNTGAQMGGWFRKEIKTVADLNGLKFRIAGIAGAMMQKLGVIPQQIAGGDIYPSLEKGTIDAAEWVGPYDDEKLGFNRVAPFYYYPGFWEGSLNLSLYVNKATFDALPATYKEVLESACRDSTIETLAKYDVQNPAALRRLVAAGTQLRPFPREVMQAAYKAAFELYDEISAKNADFKKVYDHWKSFRDAEYGWFRVTEYSFDQFAYFMYGQEQQQQPATPRR, encoded by the coding sequence ATGATCAGCCGCCGCCTCATGGCGGGCAGCGCTTTGGCGGGCACCGCCGCCGCGCTGGCCGCCCCCGCCATCGCCCAGACCGCGCCCGAGATCCGTTGGCGCATGGCCAGCAGCTTTCCCCGCTCGCTCGATACCATCTACGGCGCCGGCGACCATGTGGCCAAGCGCGTGGCGGCTATGACCGACGGCAAGTTCCAGATCCGCGCCTTTCCGGCCGGCGAGCTGGTGCCCGGGCTGCAGGTAGCCGATGCGGTGCAGGCCGGCACGGTGGAATGCGCCCACACCGCCTCCTACTACTTCACCGGCAAGGACCCGACCTTCGCCTTCGATGGCGCGGTGCCCTTCGGGCTGAACGCGCGGCAGATCAACGCCTGGCTGCAGCAGGGCGGCGGACGCGAGGTGATGCGCGACTTCTTCGCCGGCTACAACATCGTCTCCATCCCGGCCGGCAACACGGGCGCGCAGATGGGCGGCTGGTTCCGCAAGGAGATCAAGACCGTCGCGGACCTGAACGGGCTGAAGTTCCGCATCGCCGGCATCGCGGGCGCCATGATGCAGAAGCTCGGCGTCATTCCGCAGCAGATCGCGGGCGGCGATATCTATCCTTCGCTGGAAAAGGGCACCATCGACGCCGCCGAATGGGTGGGGCCCTATGACGACGAGAAGCTGGGCTTCAACCGGGTCGCGCCCTTCTACTACTACCCGGGGTTCTGGGAAGGCTCGCTGAACCTGTCGCTCTACGTCAACAAGGCGACGTTCGACGCACTGCCGGCCACCTACAAGGAAGTGCTGGAAAGCGCCTGCCGCGACAGCACCATCGAGACGCTGGCCAAGTACGACGTGCAGAACCCCGCCGCGCTGCGCCGGCTGGTGGCCGCCGGCACCCAGCTGCGGCCCTTCCCGCGCGAGGTGATGCAGGCCGCCTACAAGGCTGCCTTCGAGCTGTACGACGAGATCTCGGCCAAGAACGCCGACTTCAAGAAGGTCTACGACCACTGGAAGTCGTTCCGCGACGCCGAGTACGGGTGGTTCCGCGTCACCGAATACAGCTTCGACCAGTTCGCCTATTTCATGTATGGGCAGGAACAGCAGCAGCAGCCGGCCACGCCGCGCCGCTGA
- a CDS encoding winged helix-turn-helix domain-containing protein gives MPPGAFPSPSLPVGGFTLDEAQATLLAPDGARVPLRPKTFALLRLLARHRGHVVERQQILDEVWAGLTVTDDNVTQCIGEIRRALGEEGGRLLRTVPRRGYLLAAEPAPPPQHATAAPPRRTARWAWVAVPVVLLVALGAGGWTTRQRLVEPAPLALAGGSGAEARALFDQGRAMAYRGQGGRADNWLTARRLFERAIAADPHFAQAYVEAAFTYTNMATSGLSTDPAGDLDSAAALVWDAVRLAPDLAVVRAAEGAVLRLQRRPAEALQAYREAVRLDPLQYPSRANAGLMLILVGRPQEAAEPVLEAMALAESNHSFTGTWLTYLGIAELQMGVGDFGAERFRRSLERQAFLAPDTRRLFLAAALALQGQAEAAGVLVREVLARQPAMTATRLRQAELSDDPAYLANQANLYRGLKLAGLPD, from the coding sequence ATGCCCCCTGGCGCCTTTCCCTCGCCGTCGCTGCCGGTCGGCGGCTTCACGCTGGACGAGGCCCAGGCCACGCTGCTCGCCCCGGACGGGGCCCGGGTGCCGCTGCGGCCCAAGACCTTCGCGCTGCTGCGGCTGCTGGCGCGGCACCGGGGGCACGTGGTCGAGCGGCAGCAGATCCTGGACGAGGTCTGGGCGGGGCTGACGGTGACGGATGACAACGTCACCCAGTGCATCGGCGAGATCCGCCGCGCGCTGGGGGAGGAAGGCGGCCGCCTGCTGCGCACGGTGCCGCGCCGGGGCTACCTGCTGGCGGCGGAGCCGGCGCCCCCGCCGCAGCACGCCACGGCGGCGCCCCCCCGGCGCACGGCGCGGTGGGCCTGGGTGGCGGTGCCGGTCGTGCTGCTGGTGGCGCTCGGCGCCGGCGGCTGGACCACGCGCCAGCGCCTGGTGGAACCCGCCCCCCTGGCCTTGGCCGGCGGCAGCGGGGCCGAAGCCCGGGCGCTGTTCGACCAGGGCAGGGCCATGGCCTATCGCGGCCAGGGCGGGCGCGCCGACAACTGGCTGACGGCGCGGCGGTTGTTCGAGCGTGCGATCGCCGCCGACCCGCACTTCGCGCAAGCCTATGTGGAAGCGGCCTTCACCTATACGAACATGGCCACCAGCGGCCTGAGCACGGACCCGGCCGGCGACCTGGACAGCGCGGCCGCCCTGGTGTGGGATGCGGTGCGGCTGGCGCCGGACCTGGCCGTGGTGCGGGCTGCGGAAGGGGCCGTGCTGCGGCTGCAGCGCCGCCCGGCGGAAGCGTTGCAGGCATACCGGGAAGCGGTGCGGCTGGACCCGCTGCAATATCCGTCCCGCGCCAATGCGGGGCTGATGCTGATCCTGGTGGGGCGGCCGCAGGAGGCGGCGGAGCCGGTGCTGGAAGCCATGGCGCTGGCCGAAAGCAACCACAGCTTCACCGGCACGTGGCTGACCTACCTGGGCATCGCCGAGCTACAGATGGGCGTGGGCGATTTCGGTGCCGAGCGCTTCCGGCGATCGCTGGAGCGGCAGGCCTTTCTGGCGCCCGACACCCGCCGCCTGTTTCTGGCCGCCGCCCTGGCGCTGCAGGGGCAGGCCGAAGCCGCCGGCGTGCTGGTGCGCGAGGTGCTGGCCCGGCAGCCGGCGATGACGGCCACGCGGCTCCGCCAGGCCGAACTGTCCGACGACCCCGCCTATCTGGCGAACCAGGCCAATCTCTACCGGGGCCTCAAGCTGGCGGGGCTGCCGGACTGA
- a CDS encoding DMT family transporter, whose amino-acid sequence MQWVLVAFAFGAGILNTVQSGSNTTLRKGLEQPLWSVVVVFAVALATALLAAVVSGQKLPPGAGVAAVPWWGWVGGVLGAIYVFSMMLMAEKLGAAVFMGLTVTAAVITSLVMDHYGLLGFEVRAAGLGRVIGGLLMVAGLGLIAWF is encoded by the coding sequence ATGCAATGGGTCCTGGTCGCCTTCGCCTTCGGGGCGGGCATCCTCAACACCGTCCAGAGCGGCAGCAACACCACCTTGCGGAAAGGTCTGGAGCAACCGTTGTGGAGTGTCGTGGTGGTCTTCGCCGTGGCGCTGGCCACGGCGCTGCTGGCCGCCGTGGTCAGCGGGCAGAAGCTGCCGCCGGGCGCCGGCGTCGCCGCGGTGCCCTGGTGGGGCTGGGTTGGCGGCGTGCTGGGCGCGATCTACGTCTTCAGCATGATGCTGATGGCGGAGAAGCTGGGGGCGGCGGTCTTCATGGGCCTGACGGTCACCGCCGCCGTCATCACCTCGCTGGTGATGGACCATTACGGGCTGCTGGGGTTCGAGGTCCGCGCCGCCGGCCTGGGCCGGGTGATTGGCGGGCTGCTGATGGTCGCGGGGCTCGGGCTGATCGCCTGGTTCTAG
- a CDS encoding TRAP transporter small permease subunit codes for MGPFLAYSRFMDRVSGAFGLVADWMVLLACLISAGNATMRYTVNYSSNAWLEVQWYLFAGIVMLGASYTLVRNEHVRVDLVYGSMGPRGKLWIDVFGIILFLLPAMALLTWMTWPFFLDALQRNEHSSNAGGLLRWPVKLLLPLGFLLLTLQGLAELIKRIALLRGIQPSGEVVVEYVRPEQ; via the coding sequence ATGGGTCCCTTTCTGGCATACAGCCGCTTCATGGACCGGGTGAGCGGCGCCTTCGGTCTGGTCGCCGACTGGATGGTGCTGCTGGCCTGCCTGATCAGCGCCGGCAACGCCACCATGCGCTACACCGTCAACTACAGCTCCAACGCCTGGCTGGAGGTGCAGTGGTACCTATTCGCCGGCATTGTCATGCTCGGCGCCTCCTATACGCTGGTGCGCAACGAGCATGTGCGCGTGGACCTCGTCTACGGCAGCATGGGCCCGCGCGGAAAGCTGTGGATCGATGTCTTCGGCATTATCCTGTTCCTGCTGCCCGCCATGGCGCTGCTGACCTGGATGACCTGGCCCTTCTTTCTCGACGCCTTGCAGCGCAACGAGCATTCCTCCAACGCCGGCGGCCTGCTGCGCTGGCCGGTGAAGCTGCTGCTGCCGCTGGGCTTCCTGCTGCTGACGCTGCAGGGGCTGGCGGAACTGATCAAGCGCATCGCGCTCCTCCGCGGCATTCAGCCGTCGGGCGAGGTGGTGGTCGAATACGTACGCCCCGAACAGTAA
- the fabG gene encoding 3-oxoacyl-ACP reductase FabG, whose translation MKRALVTGGGSPIGTAIARRLAAEGLHVILHAHRNIAGAQAEAHALREAGRSAEAVSFDVTDAAICDAAMNALLESGPIQVLVHNAGTHDDAPMAGMSAKQWHGVIDVSLNGFFHVAQPLLLPMIGTRWGRVVAISSVSAIMGNRGQANYAAAKAGLSGAVRSISMECASRGVTANVVAPGVIESPAVEAVMTREQISRMVPAKRAGKPEEVAELVAFLASDRAAYISGQTISINGGMA comes from the coding sequence ATGAAGCGCGCCCTGGTCACCGGCGGCGGCAGCCCGATCGGCACCGCCATCGCCCGCAGGCTGGCTGCCGAGGGGCTGCACGTCATCCTGCACGCCCACCGCAACATCGCCGGCGCGCAGGCCGAGGCGCATGCGCTGCGCGAGGCGGGCCGCAGCGCCGAGGCCGTCAGCTTCGATGTCACGGACGCCGCCATTTGCGATGCGGCGATGAATGCCCTGCTGGAATCCGGCCCCATCCAGGTGCTGGTGCACAACGCCGGCACGCATGACGACGCGCCCATGGCCGGCATGAGCGCCAAGCAGTGGCATGGCGTGATCGACGTCTCGCTGAACGGCTTCTTCCACGTGGCGCAGCCGCTGCTGCTGCCGATGATCGGCACCCGCTGGGGGCGGGTGGTCGCCATCTCCTCCGTGTCCGCGATCATGGGCAACCGGGGGCAGGCCAACTACGCGGCGGCCAAGGCGGGTCTGTCGGGGGCGGTGCGGTCGATCTCCATGGAATGCGCGTCGCGCGGGGTGACGGCCAACGTGGTGGCGCCGGGGGTGATCGAGAGCCCGGCGGTGGAGGCCGTCATGACGCGCGAGCAGATCAGCCGCATGGTGCCCGCCAAGCGCGCCGGCAAGCCGGAGGAGGTGGCGGAATTGGTGGCCTTCCTGGCTTCCGACCGCGCTGCCTACATCAGCGGCCAGACCATCTCGATCAACGGCGGCATGGCCTAG
- a CDS encoding NAD(P)/FAD-dependent oxidoreductase, whose protein sequence is MPLDAPTPEAAILAERCDVLVIGGGPAGATAAALLAARGRKVVMVEKAVHPRFHIGESLLPQNLRIFEKLGVAEQVRALGVFKPGASFISDEHGAKVSFAFADGINKNYTHSYQVKRAEFDELLFRNAAAKGVETHEGTRVLDVALDAVHGSRVTARGPDGATRTWLARFVVDASGRDTLLATSQGAKQRNPDNNTAALYGHFRGVTPCEGCHEGNITIHLLEQGWAWLIPLPGGLTSIGIVSTPEFFKTRSGGVAEFLLSSLDRSPSIRARMAGAELVSEVTTTGNYSYRAREMLGDGWLMVGDAFAFIDPVFSSGVMLAMASAELGAEAVDAWLDDPRKAAAPMRTFERKVRRAIGSMSWLIYRINQPVLRDMFMQPSNRFRMRDGLVSLLAGDVHANTNRQLPVLAFKATYGVLSVAHRLGYRLRGGTLRKTPTAA, encoded by the coding sequence ATGCCGCTGGACGCCCCCACCCCCGAGGCCGCCATCCTGGCCGAGCGCTGCGACGTGCTGGTGATCGGCGGTGGCCCCGCCGGCGCCACGGCCGCCGCCCTGCTGGCGGCGCGCGGCCGCAAGGTGGTGATGGTGGAAAAAGCGGTGCATCCGCGCTTCCATATCGGCGAATCGCTGCTGCCGCAGAACCTGCGCATCTTCGAGAAGCTGGGCGTGGCGGAACAGGTGCGGGCGCTCGGCGTGTTCAAGCCCGGCGCCTCCTTTATTTCGGACGAGCACGGAGCGAAGGTGTCCTTCGCCTTCGCCGACGGCATCAACAAGAACTACACCCACAGCTATCAGGTGAAGCGCGCGGAGTTCGACGAGCTCTTGTTCCGCAACGCGGCGGCCAAGGGTGTCGAGACACATGAAGGCACGCGGGTGCTGGACGTGGCGCTGGACGCCGTGCATGGCTCCCGCGTCACGGCGCGGGGGCCGGACGGCGCCACCCGCACTTGGCTGGCGCGCTTCGTGGTGGATGCCTCGGGCCGCGACACGCTGCTGGCCACCAGCCAGGGCGCCAAGCAGCGCAACCCGGACAACAACACCGCCGCCTTGTACGGCCACTTCCGCGGCGTCACCCCCTGCGAGGGATGCCACGAAGGCAACATCACCATCCACCTGCTGGAACAGGGCTGGGCGTGGCTGATCCCGCTGCCCGGCGGGCTGACCAGCATCGGCATCGTGTCCACGCCGGAATTCTTCAAGACGCGTTCGGGCGGCGTGGCGGAGTTCCTGTTGAGCAGCCTGGACCGCAGCCCCTCCATCCGTGCCCGGATGGCCGGGGCGGAGCTGGTGTCCGAGGTCACCACCACCGGCAACTACTCCTACCGCGCCAGGGAGATGCTGGGGGACGGGTGGCTGATGGTGGGCGACGCCTTCGCTTTCATCGACCCCGTCTTCTCGTCCGGCGTGATGCTGGCGATGGCGAGCGCCGAGCTGGGGGCAGAGGCGGTGGATGCCTGGCTGGATGACCCGCGCAAGGCCGCGGCGCCGATGCGCACCTTCGAGCGCAAGGTGCGGCGCGCCATCGGCTCCATGTCGTGGCTGATCTATCGCATCAACCAGCCGGTGCTGCGCGACATGTTCATGCAGCCCTCCAACCGGTTCCGCATGCGGGACGGGCTGGTGAGCCTGTTGGCGGGGGACGTGCACGCCAACACCAACCGGCAGCTGCCCGTGCTGGCCTTCAAGGCCACCTACGGCGTGCTGAGCGTGGCGCACCGCCTGGGCTACCGCCTGCGGGGCGGCACGCTGCGCAAGACCCCGACCGCCGCCTGA
- a CDS encoding TRAP transporter large permease, which produces MLSLEVMPPLMFGGLVVFLLIGFPVAFSLAAVGLFFGFLSIELGFFTTAYLGNLPLRVFGIMSNDLLLAIPFFTLMGAILERCGLAEDLLEGTGQLFGKVPGGLAYAVILVGAVLGAITGTVAASVIAMGMISLPIMIKYGYDMRIATGVIAASGTITQVIPPSLVLIILGDQLGKSVGDMYAGAIGPSIMQVLLFIGFIAAVSIFQPKRVPPLPDEALGPRGWPLIWRVLKGMVPCIVLIFLVLGTIFLGLATPTEAGAMGAVGAVALAAVNRRLTWPLINQAMQNTMRLTAMVIFILVGSTVFSLVFQGVDGGLWIEHLLSHLPGGQAGFLIFVNIFIFFLAFFLDFFEIVFIVVPLLVPPAIKLDINLVWFGVLLCVNMQTSFMHPPFGFALFYLRGIAPKTVRSRDIYWGAIPWVGLQLILVAIVIFWPQSVTYWLEEGNGVDPSTVKIEIPMSDIPEDNAPITFK; this is translated from the coding sequence ATGCTGTCCCTTGAGGTGATGCCGCCGCTGATGTTCGGCGGCCTCGTCGTGTTCCTGCTGATCGGCTTTCCGGTCGCCTTCTCGCTCGCCGCGGTGGGCCTGTTCTTCGGCTTTCTGTCGATCGAGCTGGGCTTCTTCACCACCGCCTATCTAGGCAACCTGCCGCTGCGCGTCTTCGGCATCATGTCCAACGACCTGCTGCTGGCCATCCCCTTCTTCACGCTGATGGGCGCCATCCTGGAGCGATGCGGGCTGGCCGAGGACCTGCTGGAAGGCACCGGGCAGCTCTTCGGCAAGGTGCCGGGCGGGCTGGCCTATGCCGTCATCCTGGTGGGTGCGGTGCTCGGCGCCATCACCGGCACCGTCGCCGCCTCGGTCATCGCCATGGGCATGATCAGCCTGCCGATCATGATCAAGTACGGCTACGACATGCGGATCGCGACCGGCGTCATCGCCGCGTCCGGCACCATCACGCAGGTGATCCCGCCCTCGCTGGTGCTGATCATCCTGGGCGACCAGCTCGGCAAGTCGGTGGGTGACATGTATGCCGGCGCCATCGGGCCCAGCATCATGCAGGTGCTGCTGTTCATCGGCTTCATCGCCGCCGTCTCCATCTTCCAGCCCAAGCGTGTGCCGCCGCTGCCGGACGAAGCGCTGGGTCCTAGAGGCTGGCCGCTGATCTGGCGCGTGCTGAAGGGCATGGTGCCTTGCATCGTGCTGATCTTCCTGGTCCTCGGCACCATCTTTCTGGGCCTGGCCACGCCGACGGAGGCGGGCGCCATGGGTGCCGTTGGCGCCGTGGCGCTGGCCGCCGTCAACCGCCGCCTGACCTGGCCACTGATCAACCAGGCCATGCAGAACACCATGCGGCTGACCGCCATGGTGATCTTCATCCTGGTCGGCTCCACCGTCTTTTCCCTGGTGTTCCAGGGCGTCGACGGCGGCTTGTGGATCGAGCACCTGTTGTCGCACCTGCCGGGCGGTCAGGCGGGGTTCCTGATCTTCGTCAACATCTTCATCTTCTTTCTGGCCTTCTTCCTGGACTTCTTCGAGATCGTGTTCATCGTCGTGCCGCTGCTGGTGCCGCCGGCGATCAAGCTGGACATCAACCTCGTCTGGTTCGGCGTGCTGCTGTGCGTGAACATGCAGACCAGCTTCATGCACCCGCCCTTCGGCTTCGCGCTGTTCTACCTGCGCGGCATCGCGCCCAAGACCGTCCGCTCGCGCGACATCTACTGGGGCGCCATTCCCTGGGTGGGGCTGCAGCTTATCCTGGTCGCCATCGTGATCTTCTGGCCGCAAAGCGTCACCTACTGGCTGGAAGAGGGCAATGGCGTCGATCCGAGCACGGTGAAGATCGAGATCCCGATGTCCGACATCCCCGAGGACAACGCACCGATCACCTTCAAATGA